From Halodesulfovibrio sp.:
CCAAAATCTTTATAACATTCTTCAACAAGGTCGTTCGCGATATCATTCAGTTCACGACCTTCGGTTTCAATACCTATCTCAGCAGCAATACGGGTCAGCTTTTCCGGTTCTGAAATATGGTAATGGTCTGTTTTTCCTTCAACAATCGCTTCGAGAACTTCGATCAAGTCGCGACCATGGTCTGAGTGACCAGCGCTGCCACCCGCAATAAAGCGACCAAAGTTACGTGCAACCACAACGTCTGCGTCGGCACCGCAAACGCCAAGGTTCATTTTCGCACCCGGTTTGGTGCTGATACGACAAGGTCCCATGATACAGTTACGGCATGTTGTGCCAAGATCACAGAATTTACAGTGTGGAGTTTGACGTTCCAATCTATCCCACGCAGTTTCAATACTTTCCGCTTTTGCTTTACGGATCATCGCCTGCGCATCTTCCCAAATCGACATATCTTCAGGTTGTTTCACTTCTTTTGCCATTTGTGCTCTCCTCCATAAAAAAGTTATCTGCCTCCGTTTTTTCACATTCAATATAATAAATCTGTCAGCAAGCTGACAATTGGTTAAAAAAGAAATTCGACAATACCGCTTGATTATTTTTTCAACTCTTCTAATCGGCTTTCATCGACTATTTCGAACACGCCACGTTTAACACGGAGAAGAATTCCTGAACGAACCATATCGTTCAGCAGTGTAGATACCGTCTGCCGTGTAGAGCCAATATGCTGTGCAAGCTGCTCACCAGTCATACCTAATCGGGCTAACCGCTTACCCTCTTCATCTTTTGCAACAGACAAAAGAAAATCTGCAAGGCGCGTTGATGCATCACCAAAAACAAGACCATCAATAATACCAAACGTACTTTTGAGCATATTGCCAAGAATACGCACCATTACTTTGCTAACCTGTGGAATATCGCGCATGTATGTGTGGAATACCGCAATACTCGTTGTCAGCAAAACACCGGAGGTCAATGCCTGAACAAATGTTCCTGTGTGACAGGTGTAGATATCTCCAGCTTCCAGAATAGCAAGCGTAAATTCTTTCCCTTCCGCAGCCAGAAAAACTCTCAGCCTTCCTTCCTTAACAATAAAAACACTACCGGCTGCATAAAAATCCGGCTTCGTCATATCCTCATCCGTAGTGCAGGAAGGATCAGCGATTACTTCCGTAGCAACAAACTTGCGCTCATGCATGGCGGCGCGCAACTCCGCAAATTCCGGCTTCGACAGTTCTGATAGAAGATTTATTTCGGCGAACTTCATGCGTATATCCTCATAATGAGTTCGTGTTACACAATTCATATCCCATTAAGATTGCCCAAGAGGTCAAAAGTTGCAAGAAGTCCCATCAACATTTTAGTATTACCCTGACTGATGACACGCATTTTCCGTGGTATAAAGAAAAGAACCTAAACATCATCAAATGTACAGTTACCTATTCCAACATTTAAGACCATTCATAGCTAATAAATCAGGCATATACGAGGATGCGGTCAGCGAACCTCCTCACTCAGAAGCGCACATTGTGTAATAAAAGTATTGGCAAATTCAAAAAAGTTTCTATTTTTGCTGTATGTCACAATATTAAAATGCCAACCGCGTATAGTGAACTCAACAAATGAGGAATTAAAGCGACTTCGCTAAAAGGAGTTTTTATGAATAAAGTGATGCGTAAAATTATTGAAATTGATGAAGAACGTTGTGATGGCTGCGGCTTGTGCGTTCTCGACTGTGCCGAAGGTGCTATTCAGATCATCGATGGAAAAGCCAAGATTGTTAAAGATGAATACTGTGACGGCTTAGGAGCCTGTCTCGGTGCATGTCCTCAGGACGCATTGCATATTATTGAACGTGAAGCTCCTGAATTTGACGAAGAAGCAGCAATGGCATGGGTAAAAGAACGTGATGCCCAGCAGGCAAAAGAAGCCCCTCAGTCCAGCCCGTGCGGTTGCATGGGGTCTCATGTAAAAAGCATGAAAACAGTCGAGATTGAAGTTCCGGGCAACAAAGTTTCCGGCCCCGGACACTGGCCGTTAAAAATTCGCCTCGTGCCGCCTTCTGCGCCGTTTCTTAAAGATGCAGATGTGCTTGTAGCAGCAGACTGTGCTGCGGCAGCCTCTCCAATTTTCCATAGCGAGTTTGCTAAGGACAAGGTTGTTCTCATCGGCTGCCCAAAATTTGATGATACCAATGAGTATGTGCATAAACTTGCGGACATCATCCGCAACAGCGGCATCCGCTCTATCAGCGTACTCCGCATGGAAGTACCTTGTTGCACCGGTCTCTCACGAGCGCTTGCCGATGCAATTAAGCTTTCCGGTGTTGATGTAGCAGCCAACGAAACCATTATGACATGCGCTGGCGCAAAAGCACAAAAAACTATGTTCGGTTAGCAACTACCCTGCAATCTCCACACGCAACGACATTAGCCTAAAAACGACAACGTAAAAAAGACCGCAGCACATATGTACTGCGGTCTTTTCATATTTCAGCTAGTGCATGCTATGATCTAGCTATGCACTATTCATAAGCAACATGCTATTGCATGTGAGGAGCTTTCCACCATCTGCCGTTAGGCTGAACAAAGCCACAAGGGCCTGCACAAGGGCGTCTTACTTTGCATTCGGATGCATCAGAAAGCACTTTTTTAATTGCCATCTGGTTGCATGGAACTGTAAGCACCGCGCATGGCGGACAAGGTGAACAAGGAACGTCGATTACTTCTACTTTTTCCACTACCACTTCCTCAATCGGACAAGGCTTTGGACAAGCAGGTACGCATGGTTGTGGGCATGGTTGTACACAAGGCTGTACGCATGGCTGCGGTGCAACCCGCGGTGCGCATGTTTGTGCCTGAGCCATAATCGGCAGTGCGAAAACAGCCATAAGAACCAATGCGCCAATATTACAAGCAATAACTTTTGCCTTTACCATAAGGTGCCTCCTATCAAAACGATTTTTTAATCTAAAATAACCTGTTACGTTCAACATTCGTAAATGCAGCTCGCTGCTACACTGATCGCAACAACCTTAAGCAATTACCAACACGCTAGCAGAAAGAACACAAAACAAACATTACTACATTGTAATATTCTTGATAAATCGCAGTAGTCTTTATGTACTATGGATAAAAAGCACTGCATCATTCTTTTATTACAGAAAAAACCGTCTTTGAATTACTTCAAAGACGGCTCAAAAAGATATCGCAACGTGTAATCTAGCAATGCTAACAGGATGTTGCATCCTACTCTACAAACAATAAGACAGGCTCCCCAACAATACCTCTCACGCAACAGTCGAAAATCACATACGAAAAAGCATAATCGTTTTTTTCAAAAAAGAAGTCTCAGGCTACAGAACAATTTCCCCTTCAGCTAAATCTTCGAGTGCTGCCATATCCTCAATGGTTATTTGCCGCCCTTCCACTGAAACAAGCCCTTTGTCTGCCATCTTTGAAAGCGTACGGGACAGTGTTTCGCGAGCAGTTCCAAGCATTCCGGCGAGTAAGCCTTTGGATACGTCCAATTTGAACGTGACAGCACCATTTTTTTCTTCACTGGTGTACAGCAAATACGACGCCAGACGCTGCGGCGCTTCATGCAGGGTCAACGCCTCTACCTGCTTGGTAAACATGCGGAGTTTTTTGGACATGGAACCAAGCATGGCAAGAGCCAGTGCAGGGTCATTAGCAATACACTCCAGCAGCCCTTTTCGCGGAAAAAATGCCAGTGTAGATTTTTCAACAGCTTCAGAATGTGCGGGAAAAGAACTATTCTGAAAAACAGCCACTTCGCCGAAAGTTTCACCGGAACCGTACAGATGAATGATCGCCTCGCGACCATCAGGACCTGTCTTGTAAATCTTCACCCTGCCGGAAAGCACTATGTAGAAACCTTCAGCCGGAGCTGATTCATAAAAGATAATTTGTCCACGCCCTACATTTTTTTTCACTGCAATGTCTGCCAACTCTGCAAGTTGCTCAGTGGAAAGTCCGCTAAAAAATGGCATTCTGGAAAGCACCGTTGTAAGTTCCATAATATTCCTTTTGCATATATGTCAGGTGGATTGCGTAGAAAAAAATTACCATAAAGAACATCTTCAGCTCTTAGTGTAAGTATGGTCATCTTATACAGATGTACAGTCAAGACGTCTTTTTTTCAATTTTACTGTCCCTGCCTGCGTTTCACCCCTTTGCACAATTGCGAACTGTTGGAAACGAGGCTATAGTCCTCACATCATTATGAGGAGAACTCTATGAGCAAAATGTCCCAAAGTGTAGCAGCACGCGTTGAAGAACTGTTGCGTGAACAATTAAGTGAACTCGGAATTGAAATTGCAAAACTAGAACCGCACGTTATCGCAGAGAACATGAAATGTGATGTGTTCTCAGATGATTCCATGATATATTATTGGAAAGGTGAACCTATTCTGCGCGTTGAGCCAGACTCCACTCAGGAAGGTTCCACTAGCTGGCGCATGTTTACTAAAGACGATTTGCCAACGCAGTAGTGCAATTCGTCTGATACTGCACACAGCGCAGACAATACAAGTTTCCAGCTAATTTTTTTCAGAACAGCACAGCGCTCTTATGAAAAATAAAGGGTGATTCTACAGTTACGTAGAATCACCCTTTTTCTATTCATTCCTTGAAAGCTCAATATCGTGTGAGCTTCCAGTGCATATCGAAATTATTTACCTACTGCTGAAGCGCACGGTCGATACGGGCAAGAGTACGTTCTTTGCCAATAATTTCCATAACGTCAGGAAGGTTAGGACCACCCATAGCACCCACAAGTGCTACACGCAGTGGAGGCCCTACAGCCTTAAACTTGAGGCCGTTATCAGATACATAGTTACCCATAACATCGTGAGTTGTATCTTTAGTAAAGGCTTCAAGTGCTGCAAACTGCTCACGCATATTTGCAAGGTGCTGTTTGCCTTCTTCAGTCAGCGCTTTCTTGACTGCTTTTTCTTCAAATTCATATTCAGAATCGGAAAGAAGCATAAAGCGCATTGCATCAACAAGACCGATAAGATCTTTAGCTCTGTCTTTAAAAAGAGGAACCATAACGGTTAAGTCTTCTACAGAAACTTCAAAACCAGCTTCTTTAGCAAACGGAGCTACCAGTGCTGCAAGGTCAGCATCAGCGGTATCTTTCATGTACTGCGCATTAAGCCAAAGCAGTTTGTCTGGATCAAAACCGGCAGCAGAAGAAGAAAGGTTGTCTGTGGAGAATTTTTCGATAAGCTCTTCCAAAGCAAAAATTTCCTGATCGCCGTAAGACCAGCCAAGGCGTACAAGGTAGTTAACCAATGCCTGAGGAAGCAGACCCATTTTTTCATATTCCATAACAGACTTTGCACCGTGACGCTTGGAAAGCTTCTTACGGTCAGAGCCAAGAATCATCGGAACGTGTCCAAATTCAGGAACATCCCAACCAAGTGCTTCATAAATCATGATCTGCTTTGGTGTGTTGTTTACATGGTCGTCACCACGAAGCACATGAGAGATTCCCTGAGAATGGTCATCGACAACCACAGCGAGGTTGTAGGTAGGAGAACCGTCACTGCGGCGGATAATCATGTCGTCTAGCTCTTCATTATCAAAGGCAATATTGCCTTTCACAAGGTCTTTCCAGACGGTACGACCAGTAAGCGGCGCTTTGAAACGCACAACACGACCTTCTGCTTTTTCCAGACCAAGCTCACGACATTTGCCATTGTATTTTGGCTTCTTGCCATTAGCACGTGCTTCTTCACGCATTGCTTCTACTTCTTCCGCAGTGCAGTCACAGTAGTATGCTTTGCCTTCTGCAAGCAGCTGATCGATGTACTGGTTGTAGAGGTCGTCGCGCTGGCTCTGGTATACAGGTTCTGCATCCCAGCTAAGACCAAGCCATTCCATGGAAGCAAGAATTGCGTCTGTGTACTGCTGCTCAGAACGCTCTCTGTCTGTATCTTCAATACGCAGAACAAATTCCCCGCCATTATGACGAGCAAGCAACCAACTAAAAATAGCGGTACGAGCGCCGCCGATATGTAAATGCCCGGTCGGAGACGGAGCAAAACGAGTGACTACTTTAGCCATGTAACTATCTCCTAAATATAAAAAACCTGCTGCCAACGATGCACGCCTGCATTCAGACAATGCATTTCTTAAGTGGAAGACAAGCTCCCTGAACTACGATGTTCTTCTTAGAACTCATGTACTAAAAACATCAAAGCTACGCACATACGCGCCGCAGGTATATAATCAGATAAATTAGTCGTCAGCTGGTTCAACAGCTTTAACTTCAGGTACTGCTTTGAGAACAAAACGCTCAACAGTATTACGCAGTGTCATCTGGGACATCGGGCAACCTTTACAGGCACCAGTAAGACGTACGGTCACAATACCGCGCTCAGTAACATCAACCAGTTCAACGTCGCCGCCGTCATTTTGAAGGTACGGGCGAACTTTATCCAACGCTGCTTCAACTTTTTCTCTAAGAGTCATTGTATCCCTCACAGTTCTGTATATAATGTGTGGCACTTCTATCGCCGTTAAAAAACGGTGTCAAATATAGACAGAACC
This genomic window contains:
- a CDS encoding Crp/Fnr family transcriptional regulator, translated to MKFAEINLLSELSKPEFAELRAAMHERKFVATEVIADPSCTTDEDMTKPDFYAAGSVFIVKEGRLRVFLAAEGKEFTLAILEAGDIYTCHTGTFVQALTSGVLLTTSIAVFHTYMRDIPQVSKVMVRILGNMLKSTFGIIDGLVFGDASTRLADFLLSVAKDEEGKRLARLGMTGEQLAQHIGSTRQTVSTLLNDMVRSGILLRVKRGVFEIVDESRLEELKK
- a CDS encoding 4Fe-4S binding protein; protein product: MNKVMRKIIEIDEERCDGCGLCVLDCAEGAIQIIDGKAKIVKDEYCDGLGACLGACPQDALHIIEREAPEFDEEAAMAWVKERDAQQAKEAPQSSPCGCMGSHVKSMKTVEIEVPGNKVSGPGHWPLKIRLVPPSAPFLKDADVLVAADCAAAASPIFHSEFAKDKVVLIGCPKFDDTNEYVHKLADIIRNSGIRSISVLRMEVPCCTGLSRALADAIKLSGVDVAANETIMTCAGAKAQKTMFG
- a CDS encoding Crp/Fnr family transcriptional regulator — translated: MELTTVLSRMPFFSGLSTEQLAELADIAVKKNVGRGQIIFYESAPAEGFYIVLSGRVKIYKTGPDGREAIIHLYGSGETFGEVAVFQNSSFPAHSEAVEKSTLAFFPRKGLLECIANDPALALAMLGSMSKKLRMFTKQVEALTLHEAPQRLASYLLYTSEEKNGAVTFKLDVSKGLLAGMLGTARETLSRTLSKMADKGLVSVEGRQITIEDMAALEDLAEGEIVL
- the gltX gene encoding glutamate--tRNA ligase — encoded protein: MAKVVTRFAPSPTGHLHIGGARTAIFSWLLARHNGGEFVLRIEDTDRERSEQQYTDAILASMEWLGLSWDAEPVYQSQRDDLYNQYIDQLLAEGKAYYCDCTAEEVEAMREEARANGKKPKYNGKCRELGLEKAEGRVVRFKAPLTGRTVWKDLVKGNIAFDNEELDDMIIRRSDGSPTYNLAVVVDDHSQGISHVLRGDDHVNNTPKQIMIYEALGWDVPEFGHVPMILGSDRKKLSKRHGAKSVMEYEKMGLLPQALVNYLVRLGWSYGDQEIFALEELIEKFSTDNLSSSAAGFDPDKLLWLNAQYMKDTADADLAALVAPFAKEAGFEVSVEDLTVMVPLFKDRAKDLIGLVDAMRFMLLSDSEYEFEEKAVKKALTEEGKQHLANMREQFAALEAFTKDTTHDVMGNYVSDNGLKFKAVGPPLRVALVGAMGGPNLPDVMEIIGKERTLARIDRALQQ
- a CDS encoding NifU family protein, yielding MTLREKVEAALDKVRPYLQNDGGDVELVDVTERGIVTVRLTGACKGCPMSQMTLRNTVERFVLKAVPEVKAVEPADD